Proteins from one Streptomyces sp. NBC_00289 genomic window:
- a CDS encoding MHYT domain-containing protein has protein sequence MGHLDHASFGWLTPVLSYVMACIGAALGLRCTVRALGATGRSRRNWLVTAASAIGSGIWTMHFVAMLGFGVSGTDVRYDVPLTIVSLLVAMAVVCVGVFAVGYGKDRARALFLGGLTTGLGVASMHYLGMAAVRLHGDVTYDPALVGLSVLIAVVAATAALWAALNIRSPVAVTIASLIMGAAVTSMHYTAMFAVSVRVTPSGAVLPGATAMQFIFPLAVGLGSYLFLTSAFVALSPTSREREASASAQRSVESVVPQGATGP, from the coding sequence ATGGGACACTTGGACCACGCCTCCTTCGGCTGGCTGACCCCCGTACTGTCGTACGTGATGGCCTGCATCGGCGCCGCGCTGGGGTTGCGCTGCACCGTCCGTGCGCTCGGCGCCACCGGACGCTCGCGCCGCAACTGGCTCGTCACCGCGGCCTCGGCGATCGGATCCGGCATCTGGACCATGCACTTCGTGGCCATGCTCGGGTTCGGCGTCAGCGGCACCGACGTCCGCTACGACGTGCCGCTCACCATCGTGAGCCTGCTCGTCGCCATGGCCGTCGTCTGCGTCGGCGTCTTCGCCGTCGGTTACGGCAAGGACCGCGCCCGCGCGCTGTTCCTCGGCGGACTCACCACCGGCCTCGGTGTCGCGAGCATGCACTACCTCGGGATGGCGGCCGTGCGACTGCACGGTGACGTCACCTACGATCCCGCGCTCGTCGGACTCTCCGTCCTCATCGCCGTCGTCGCGGCGACCGCGGCCCTGTGGGCGGCCCTCAACATCAGGTCGCCCGTCGCCGTCACCATCGCCTCGCTGATCATGGGCGCGGCGGTGACGAGCATGCACTACACCGCGATGTTCGCGGTGAGCGTGCGGGTGACGCCCTCCGGCGCCGTCCTGCCCGGGGCCACGGCGATGCAGTTCATCTTCCCCCTCGCCGTCGGCCTCGGGTCCTACCTGTTCCTGACGTCGGCCTTCGTCGCGCTGTCACCGACGTCGCGGGAGCGCGAGGCATCCGCCTCGGCCCAGCGGTCCGTCGAGAGCGTCGTCCCCCAGGGCGCGACGGGCCCGTGA
- a CDS encoding RNA-guided endonuclease InsQ/TnpB family protein, translated as MTQQVKRAFRYRFYPSDEQAAELSRTFGCVRLVYNKALEERTRAWYGEQRRISYVQSSAALTEWKKTGELAFLTEVSSVPLQQALRHLQTAFGNFFAKRAKYPRYKSRKKSRASAEYTRSAFTWREGRLTLAKMTQPLDIRWSRALPEGAEPTTVTVSRDAAGRWFVSLLCEDTIAPAAATTAAVGLDAGITSLVTLSTGEKVANLKHERRDRARLARAQRELSRKVKGSANREKARLKVARVHARIADRRRDCLHKLSTRLVRENQTVVIEDLSVRNLLKNGTLARAISDAAWMQLRSMLEYKCAWYGREFVVIDRFFPSSKLCGDCGTVAAKLPLNVREWTCACGAVHDRDVNAARNILAAGLAASACGDGVRPQRESSRTGRSSVKQESQRVTAGIPRL; from the coding sequence GTGACGCAGCAGGTCAAGCGGGCGTTCAGGTACCGCTTTTACCCCAGCGACGAGCAGGCAGCTGAGCTGTCGCGCACGTTCGGCTGCGTGCGCCTCGTCTACAACAAGGCGCTGGAGGAGCGCACGCGGGCCTGGTACGGCGAGCAGCGCCGCATCTCCTATGTGCAGTCCTCGGCCGCGCTGACGGAGTGGAAGAAGACCGGGGAGCTGGCCTTTTTGACGGAGGTGTCCTCGGTCCCGCTGCAGCAGGCGCTGCGTCATCTTCAGACGGCGTTCGGGAACTTCTTCGCCAAGCGCGCGAAGTACCCGCGCTACAAGTCTCGCAAGAAGTCCCGGGCGTCGGCCGAGTACACCCGCAGCGCCTTCACCTGGCGCGAGGGGCGCCTGACTTTGGCGAAGATGACGCAGCCCCTGGACATCCGCTGGTCGCGTGCCCTGCCGGAAGGTGCCGAGCCCACGACGGTGACCGTGTCCCGGGACGCGGCGGGTCGCTGGTTCGTGTCCCTGCTGTGCGAGGACACCATCGCCCCGGCCGCCGCCACCACGGCGGCCGTCGGCCTGGACGCCGGGATCACCTCGCTGGTGACACTGTCCACCGGGGAAAAGGTCGCCAACCTCAAGCATGAGAGGCGGGATCGCGCGCGGCTGGCCCGCGCGCAGCGGGAGCTGTCGCGCAAGGTGAAGGGCTCGGCGAACCGCGAGAAGGCCCGGCTCAAGGTGGCCCGCGTGCATGCGCGGATCGCCGACCGGCGCCGTGACTGTCTGCACAAGCTGTCGACTCGACTCGTCCGTGAGAACCAAACGGTCGTGATCGAGGACCTGAGTGTCCGCAACTTGCTGAAGAACGGCACGCTCGCACGCGCCATCAGTGACGCGGCCTGGATGCAATTGCGTTCCATGCTGGAGTACAAGTGCGCCTGGTACGGGCGCGAGTTCGTCGTGATCGACCGCTTCTTCCCCAGCAGCAAGCTGTGCGGGGACTGCGGTACGGTCGCGGCGAAGCTGCCGCTGAACGTCCGCGAGTGGACGTGTGCCTGCGGCGCGGTGCATGACCGCGACGTGAACGCGGCGCGCAACATCCTGGCCGCCGGGCTGGCGGCGTCTGCCTGTGGAGACGGTGTAAGACCTCAACGGGAGTCCTCCCGGACGGGGCGGTCGTCGGTGAAGCAGGAATCCCAGCGGGTGACCGCTGGAATCCCCCGCCTCTAG
- a CDS encoding nitrate- and nitrite sensing domain-containing protein: MRTSRRTPTAGGETPSTPPVRGRRAHAGPPADEVPDDSLDTPADDIPARAGHWRMRPRTVRAKIVCLLMVPVVSLLALWAYATVSTAQDVSRLRQLQRVDAGIRSPVANAVAALQTEREAAVRYATDPSAGQSGDLRKLAQNTDRAVAELRLGDDHTVADSEESPAGVAERLEAFVTGAEQLRPLRVAVLDRRVGWNEAYGRYTRTIASAFAVGGALTGIQDADLGSDARVLLEFSRAGEALAQENAVLGGARLAGGLSGERLRLFAGAVDTRRAFTESAVADLRGSERAVWQALADGSAYTAVSAAENEVLAGPPGARAVAAAPEAVWNRAHARVQDGMRTIAADAGRGVADRADPFTRGLLTPAGAAVLFGLLAVAASLFISVRIGRGLVVELVGLRNSALEIARRKLPEAMRRLRAGEEIDVRAEAPPGPSAEDEAGQVAEALGTVHRAALRAAVERAELASGISGVFVNLARRSQILVHRQLSLLDSMERRSDDPNELSDLFRLDHLTTRMRRHAESLIILSGAAPGRAWRMPVSLTNVVRAAVSEVEDYARVEVRQLPEGSVIGAAVADLTHLLAEIIENAAQFSPPHTRVRVTGEPVGNGYAVEVEDRGLGMGKETLAEANHRIEQSEALDLFDSDRLGLFVVSRLAARHGIKVHLRTSPYGGTTAVVLLPTALLHAGAAERSTRRATNAERSSEPDHARVPRTERLHESVPASADRPVLVAPAPAAVKTAGETPPPGVTTLRLHRSPDEPEESDDLPRRVRQANLAPQLRERRSEEPAAAPHARGDDPRTPELVRDRMTAYRDGWTRGGGRRPGRAAADSPAGGDSSEGDLS; the protein is encoded by the coding sequence ATGCGTACATCGCGTAGGACCCCCACAGCGGGCGGCGAGACGCCGTCCACGCCCCCGGTGCGCGGCCGCCGCGCACACGCCGGGCCCCCGGCCGACGAGGTGCCGGACGATTCCCTGGACACGCCGGCCGACGACATACCCGCGCGCGCGGGGCACTGGCGGATGCGACCGCGCACCGTTCGAGCCAAGATCGTCTGTCTGCTGATGGTGCCGGTCGTCTCGCTGCTGGCGCTGTGGGCGTACGCCACCGTCAGCACGGCCCAGGACGTCTCCCGACTGCGCCAGTTGCAGCGCGTGGACGCGGGAATCCGCTCGCCCGTCGCGAACGCAGTGGCGGCGCTCCAGACCGAGCGCGAGGCCGCGGTGCGTTACGCCACCGATCCGTCCGCCGGCCAGAGCGGTGACCTCAGGAAGCTCGCGCAGAACACCGACCGGGCGGTCGCGGAGCTGCGGCTCGGCGACGACCACACCGTCGCCGACAGCGAGGAGTCGCCCGCCGGGGTCGCCGAGCGCCTGGAGGCGTTCGTCACCGGAGCCGAGCAACTACGCCCGCTGCGCGTCGCGGTGCTCGACCGCCGCGTGGGATGGAACGAGGCGTACGGCCGTTACACGAGGACGATCGCGTCCGCCTTCGCGGTGGGGGGTGCCCTCACCGGTATCCAGGACGCCGATCTCGGCTCCGACGCGCGCGTGCTGCTCGAGTTCTCCCGCGCGGGAGAGGCCCTGGCCCAGGAGAACGCCGTGCTGGGCGGCGCACGACTCGCCGGTGGCCTCTCGGGCGAGCGGCTGCGGCTGTTCGCTGGCGCCGTCGACACGCGCCGTGCCTTCACCGAGTCCGCCGTCGCCGACCTGCGCGGCTCCGAACGGGCGGTCTGGCAGGCACTCGCCGACGGCAGTGCCTACACCGCCGTGAGCGCGGCCGAAAACGAGGTCCTTGCCGGCCCCCCGGGCGCACGCGCTGTCGCGGCGGCGCCGGAAGCCGTCTGGAACCGGGCACACGCGCGCGTGCAGGACGGCATGCGGACCATCGCGGCGGACGCGGGCAGAGGGGTCGCCGACCGGGCCGACCCGTTCACCCGGGGTCTGCTCACCCCGGCAGGCGCCGCCGTCCTCTTCGGCCTCCTCGCCGTCGCCGCGTCGCTCTTCATCTCCGTCCGCATCGGCCGAGGTCTCGTCGTCGAACTGGTCGGCCTGCGCAACAGCGCCCTGGAGATCGCCCGGCGCAAACTCCCGGAAGCCATGCGGAGACTGCGCGCGGGCGAGGAGATCGACGTACGGGCGGAGGCGCCGCCCGGGCCGTCCGCGGAGGACGAGGCCGGGCAGGTCGCCGAAGCGCTGGGCACCGTGCACCGGGCGGCGCTGCGGGCCGCGGTCGAGCGTGCCGAACTCGCCAGCGGTATTTCCGGGGTCTTCGTCAACCTCGCGCGGCGCAGCCAGATCCTCGTGCACCGCCAACTGAGCCTCCTGGACAGCATGGAACGGCGTTCCGACGACCCGAACGAGCTCAGCGACCTCTTCCGCCTCGACCACCTCACCACCCGGATGCGGCGCCACGCGGAGAGCCTGATCATCCTCTCCGGGGCGGCCCCCGGCCGGGCGTGGCGTATGCCGGTCTCCCTGACCAACGTGGTCCGAGCGGCCGTCTCCGAAGTCGAGGACTACGCGCGCGTGGAGGTACGACAGCTGCCCGAGGGGTCCGTCATCGGCGCGGCCGTCGCGGACCTCACCCACCTGCTGGCCGAGATCATCGAGAACGCGGCGCAGTTCTCGCCGCCCCACACCCGTGTGCGCGTCACCGGCGAGCCGGTCGGCAACGGCTATGCCGTCGAGGTGGAGGACCGGGGCCTCGGCATGGGCAAGGAGACGCTCGCCGAGGCCAACCACCGCATCGAGCAGTCCGAGGCACTCGACCTCTTCGACAGCGACCGGCTGGGCCTGTTCGTGGTCAGCAGGCTCGCGGCCCGGCACGGGATCAAGGTGCACCTGCGCACCTCGCCCTACGGGGGCACCACCGCCGTCGTCCTGCTGCCCACCGCGCTGCTGCACGCCGGTGCGGCGGAACGTTCCACCCGCCGGGCGACGAACGCGGAGCGCTCCTCGGAACCCGACCACGCGCGCGTACCCCGTACCGAACGGCTCCACGAGTCGGTGCCGGCCTCGGCCGACCGGCCCGTGCTGGTCGCTCCCGCACCGGCCGCGGTCAAGACCGCCGGCGAAACCCCACCACCCGGAGTCACGACCTTGCGACTGCATCGCTCTCCGGACGAGCCCGAGGAATCCGACGACCTGCCGCGCCGGGTACGGCAGGCCAACCTCGCTCCCCAACTGCGTGAGCGGCGCTCGGAGGAACCGGCTGCCGCGCCCCACGCGCGCGGTGACGACCCGCGTACCCCGGAACTGGTGCGGGACCGCATGACGGCGTACCGCGACGGCTGGACGCGTGGTGGCGGACGACGGCCCGGCCGCGCCGCCGCGGATTCCCCGGCGGGCGGCGACAGCAGCGAAGGAGATCTCTCATGA
- a CDS encoding oxygenase MpaB family protein — MKRYERLRQIRAMDPEKDAWEIYRLSSAYEFPWDYSRALELALYRTYAVPSIGRLLAETAELTQRTQKRYDDTALLLDAVVEHGFASEQGRTSIRRINQMHRSYDIANDDMRYVLCTFVVVPRRWIDAYGWRRLSRHEVVASAVHYRTLGQHMGIEDIPASYEEFEACLDAYEEARFGWDTGARRVSDATLSLMASWYPSPLAPLLRASTLALLDEPLLRAFRYQPPSAATRVLVRRAVRLRGRAVRLLPPRQAPHHARQNPEIKGYPNGYRLAELGTRPVPGLRGCPVRHLDGSAAE; from the coding sequence GTGAAGCGCTACGAACGGCTCCGGCAGATCCGGGCGATGGACCCGGAGAAGGATGCCTGGGAGATCTACCGGCTCAGTTCCGCGTACGAGTTCCCGTGGGACTACAGCCGCGCCCTCGAGCTGGCCCTCTACCGAACGTACGCCGTGCCGAGCATCGGCCGGCTGCTCGCCGAGACGGCCGAGCTCACACAGCGGACACAGAAACGCTACGACGACACCGCACTGCTCCTCGACGCCGTCGTCGAGCACGGCTTCGCAAGCGAACAGGGCCGCACCTCGATCCGCCGCATCAACCAGATGCACCGCAGCTACGACATAGCCAACGACGACATGCGGTATGTGCTGTGCACGTTCGTCGTGGTGCCCAGGCGCTGGATCGACGCGTACGGGTGGCGCCGCCTGTCGCGCCACGAGGTCGTCGCCTCCGCCGTGCATTACCGCACCCTGGGACAGCACATGGGCATCGAGGACATTCCGGCGTCCTACGAAGAGTTCGAGGCGTGCCTCGACGCCTACGAGGAGGCCCGTTTCGGCTGGGACACGGGAGCGCGGCGGGTCTCGGACGCCACGCTCTCCCTGATGGCCTCCTGGTACCCCAGTCCGCTCGCGCCGCTTCTGCGCGCCTCGACGCTCGCCCTGCTGGACGAGCCGCTCCTGCGCGCCTTCCGCTACCAGCCGCCGAGCGCCGCCACCCGCGTTCTCGTGCGCCGTGCGGTACGACTGCGGGGACGCGCCGTGCGTCTGCTGCCGCCGCGCCAGGCCCCGCATCACGCGCGGCAGAACCCGGAGATCAAGGGTTATCCCAACGGCTACCGACTCGCCGAGCTGGGCACCCGCCCTGTTCCCGGCCTGCGGGGCTGCCCCGTACGGCACCTGGACGGCTCAGCCGCCGAGTGA
- a CDS encoding SNF2-related protein, with product MPVATASEIAELARCSAVFVPGDPPRTGGVVFWWPDGSAPPAVAAGTVETLTVAVPDGEEVALVSVPAVRLSVRDALPVLTRARACAHGHRATVFWGRATVLALQLVARGLLLPGLSSADHDSWRTGPLGAADLERVRELAAAMPPEAHAVPVSGTAPTRLPAPERLLRAFLDAIADTLPRSPAASLVTGGPAYAVPEPQHLPGQRAWAADVAAGHDAGVRLSLRVEVPGLATTAQDETAPSFRAVLQVHSVSDPALVADADDLWAESGAAGASFGPRARMDTLLALRRAAKTWPPLTPLLSATVPDAVDLADDEVADLLGEGALALSGAGVDVRWPKNMARGLTTRAVVGPPDEGPRPGPLLSDAPSFLSADALLAFDWWFALGEQQLTREELDRLAEANRPLVRLRDQWVLIDPREVRQAQARQDRKLTPVDALGAALTGSAEVDGRRVDVHATGWLEALRERLADPEGQEPVEQPAALTATLRDYQRRGLGWLARMTSLGLGCCLADDMGLGKTITLIALHLHRQSDASSAGATLVVCPTSLMGNWQREIEKFAPGTPVRRFHGPRRGLDALVDGEFVLTTYGTMRLEAARLAEVSWGMVVADEAQHVKNPYSATARELRSIGARARVALTGTPVENNLSELWAILDWTTPGLLGRLGTFRTRYAQPVEGGRDPAAAERLARLVRPFLLRRRKSDPGIAPELPPKTETDRAVSLTTEQAGLYEAVVRETLAEIAGADSMVRRGLIVKLLTGLKQICNHPAQFLKEERPRIAGRSGKLELLDELLDTILSEGASVLVFTQYVRMARIIERHLAARGVSTQFLHGGTPVVEREAMVGRFQDGEVPVFLLSLKAAGTGLNLTRAEHVVHYDRWWNPAVEAQATDRAYRIGQTRPVQVHRLITEGTIEDRIADMLGRKQELADAVLGSAEAAVTELTDAELADLVELRGGTR from the coding sequence ATTCCCGTGGCAACGGCGTCCGAGATCGCTGAACTGGCCCGCTGCAGTGCCGTGTTCGTGCCCGGCGATCCGCCCCGTACGGGCGGCGTCGTCTTCTGGTGGCCGGACGGCAGCGCACCCCCGGCCGTCGCCGCAGGGACCGTCGAGACCTTGACCGTCGCCGTGCCCGACGGCGAGGAGGTCGCGCTGGTGAGCGTGCCCGCCGTCCGGCTGTCGGTGCGCGACGCCCTGCCCGTCCTCACACGCGCGCGTGCCTGCGCCCACGGACACCGGGCGACGGTCTTCTGGGGCAGGGCCACCGTGCTGGCCCTGCAACTGGTCGCGCGCGGACTCCTGCTGCCCGGCCTGTCCTCGGCCGATCACGACTCCTGGCGTACGGGCCCTCTGGGCGCGGCGGACCTGGAGCGCGTCCGCGAACTCGCCGCCGCGATGCCGCCCGAGGCGCACGCCGTGCCGGTGAGTGGCACCGCTCCGACGCGACTGCCCGCGCCGGAGCGGCTGCTGCGCGCCTTCCTGGACGCGATCGCCGACACGCTCCCCCGCTCCCCCGCGGCCTCGCTCGTGACGGGCGGCCCCGCCTACGCCGTGCCGGAACCGCAGCACCTGCCCGGGCAGCGCGCTTGGGCCGCCGACGTGGCCGCGGGTCACGACGCGGGCGTACGCCTGTCGCTGCGTGTCGAGGTGCCCGGGCTGGCGACCACCGCGCAGGACGAGACGGCACCGTCGTTCCGGGCCGTGCTCCAGGTGCACAGCGTGAGCGACCCGGCGCTCGTCGCGGACGCCGACGACCTGTGGGCGGAATCCGGGGCCGCCGGTGCCTCCTTCGGTCCACGCGCGCGGATGGACACCCTGCTCGCGCTGCGCCGTGCGGCCAAGACGTGGCCGCCCCTTACGCCACTGCTGTCGGCGACCGTGCCGGACGCCGTCGACCTCGCCGACGACGAGGTGGCCGACCTGCTCGGGGAGGGGGCGCTGGCCCTGTCCGGTGCCGGAGTCGACGTGCGCTGGCCGAAGAACATGGCCCGCGGGCTGACCACTCGCGCCGTGGTCGGTCCGCCGGACGAGGGGCCCCGGCCGGGCCCGCTCCTGTCGGACGCTCCCTCGTTCCTGTCAGCCGACGCGCTGCTCGCCTTCGACTGGTGGTTCGCGCTCGGCGAGCAGCAGCTCACCCGCGAGGAACTCGACCGGCTCGCCGAGGCCAACCGCCCGCTCGTGCGCCTGCGCGACCAGTGGGTGCTGATCGATCCGCGGGAGGTGCGGCAAGCCCAGGCGCGGCAGGATCGAAAACTGACGCCCGTCGACGCGCTCGGCGCCGCTCTCACGGGGTCCGCGGAGGTCGACGGCCGCAGGGTCGACGTACACGCCACGGGGTGGCTGGAGGCGCTGCGGGAGCGGCTCGCGGACCCGGAGGGCCAGGAGCCGGTGGAACAGCCCGCCGCGCTCACGGCCACGCTGCGGGACTACCAGCGGCGGGGGCTCGGCTGGCTGGCCCGGATGACGTCCCTGGGCCTGGGCTGCTGCCTGGCCGACGACATGGGCCTCGGCAAGACCATCACGCTGATCGCGCTGCATCTGCACCGGCAGAGCGACGCGTCGTCCGCCGGGGCGACCCTCGTGGTGTGCCCGACCTCCCTGATGGGCAACTGGCAGCGGGAGATCGAGAAGTTCGCGCCGGGCACCCCCGTACGCCGCTTCCACGGTCCCCGCCGCGGTCTCGACGCCCTGGTCGACGGTGAGTTCGTGCTCACCACCTACGGGACGATGCGTCTGGAGGCGGCCCGGCTCGCCGAGGTGTCGTGGGGCATGGTGGTGGCGGACGAGGCCCAGCACGTGAAGAACCCGTACTCGGCGACTGCGCGGGAGCTGCGCTCGATCGGCGCACGCGCACGCGTGGCGCTCACCGGCACCCCGGTGGAGAACAACCTCTCGGAGCTGTGGGCGATCCTCGACTGGACGACCCCGGGGCTGCTGGGCCGCCTCGGCACCTTCCGCACGCGGTACGCGCAGCCCGTCGAGGGTGGCCGGGATCCCGCCGCGGCGGAGCGGCTCGCCCGGCTTGTGCGCCCGTTCCTGCTGCGGCGTCGTAAGTCCGATCCGGGGATCGCTCCGGAGCTGCCGCCGAAGACCGAGACCGACCGTGCCGTGTCGCTCACGACGGAGCAGGCGGGCCTGTACGAGGCCGTGGTGCGCGAGACGCTCGCCGAGATCGCCGGGGCGGACAGCATGGTGAGGCGGGGGCTGATCGTGAAGCTGCTGACGGGGCTCAAGCAGATCTGCAACCATCCGGCGCAGTTCCTCAAGGAGGAGCGGCCGCGCATCGCCGGACGCTCCGGAAAGCTCGAGCTTCTGGACGAACTGCTCGACACCATCCTCTCCGAGGGGGCGAGCGTCCTGGTCTTCACGCAGTACGTGCGCATGGCGCGCATCATCGAACGGCACCTGGCAGCGCGTGGCGTGTCCACCCAGTTCCTGCACGGCGGAACTCCCGTCGTCGAACGCGAGGCGATGGTAGGGCGCTTCCAGGACGGCGAAGTCCCCGTTTTCCTGCTGTCGTTGAAGGCCGCGGGCACGGGCCTGAACCTCACGCGCGCAGAGCACGTCGTGCACTACGACCGCTGGTGGAATCCCGCCGTCGAGGCACAGGCAACCGACCGGGCGTATCGGATCGGCCAGACCCGCCCCGTCCAGGTGCACCGACTGATCACCGAGGGAACCATCGAGGACCGCATCGCCGACATGCTGGGCCGCAAACAGGAACTCGCCGACGCCGTGCTCGGCTCCGCCGAGGCGGCGGTCACCGAGCTCACGGACGCGGAGCTGGCCGATCTGGTGGAGCTGCGAGGGGGAACGCGATGA
- a CDS encoding class I SAM-dependent methyltransferase has translation MSDDHTHVQEFFTSRAADWDSRFPDDGPAYAAAVDSLGLRAGDRVLDAGCGTGRALPSLRAAVGPSGMVIGADLTPAMLQAAVRAGRSRAGQLLLTDVTALPLRQESLDAVFGAGLVSHLPRPAENLRELARVVRPGGTLALFHPIGRAALAARQGRRITPDDLRAEPNLGPLLAASGWRMTSYADEDARFLALATRAG, from the coding sequence ATGAGCGACGACCACACACACGTCCAGGAGTTCTTCACCAGCCGGGCCGCCGACTGGGACAGCCGGTTCCCCGACGACGGCCCCGCCTACGCGGCCGCGGTCGACAGCCTCGGACTGCGCGCAGGCGATCGTGTCCTCGACGCGGGCTGCGGCACCGGACGCGCTCTGCCGTCCCTGCGCGCGGCTGTGGGGCCCTCCGGAATGGTCATCGGCGCCGATCTGACCCCGGCCATGCTGCAGGCCGCCGTCCGTGCCGGACGGAGCCGCGCCGGACAGCTGCTGCTCACCGACGTCACCGCGCTGCCCTTGCGCCAGGAGTCGCTCGACGCGGTGTTCGGCGCGGGCCTCGTCTCCCACCTGCCGCGTCCGGCGGAGAACCTGCGGGAGCTGGCACGTGTGGTGCGACCCGGCGGCACGCTGGCCCTGTTCCACCCGATCGGCAGGGCGGCGCTCGCGGCCCGCCAGGGCAGAAGGATCACACCGGACGACCTGCGCGCGGAGCCCAACCTCGGCCCGCTGCTGGCAGCTTCGGGGTGGCGCATGACCTCGTACGCCGACGAGGACGCCCGGTTCCTGGCACTGGCGACCCGCGCGGGCTGA
- a CDS encoding IS1182 family transposase, with the protein MSLRPVPAPSVPEATARVARAAFRKGCLAMRIRDELGPLFEDEQFARAFPRRGGPAWSPGQLAMVSVLQFAEGLTDRQAADAVRGRIDVKYALGLELDDPGFDFSVLSEFRDRLIAHGLEKLVLNRVLERVDELGLLRAGGRQRTDSTHVLAQVRTLNRMEFVGETLRAALETLAVAAPAWLRQTVAPEWFERYGKRIDSFRFPKGADARQRWALTVGEDGFTLLQALYAPDTPAWLRHVEAVQVLRTAWVQQYHRDEKGVRWREGKDLPPGRLRLSSPYDIDTRYSVKRGAGWDGYKVHFTETCEPDAPHLITNVVTTDATVPDVEITAPVHDALAARRLLPAVHLVDSGYTSAALLVAAAGQNIELMGPVRGDTAAQGRAGGGLGQDAFTVDWPARTVTCPRGQRSISWSAQRKPTGTEIIRVHFAKTDCDACPVRAACTSAKSKWGRSLTLLTQPQQQALDQRRREQKTDEWQAAYGTRAGVEGTISQAVRVTRTRTTPYRGLRKTHLGHALIAAGLNLHRLDAWWTGTPIRTTHISRFARLGLELIA; encoded by the coding sequence ATGTCGCTGCGCCCTGTGCCTGCTCCGTCCGTCCCGGAGGCCACCGCGCGGGTGGCGCGGGCAGCGTTCCGCAAGGGCTGTCTGGCCATGCGGATCCGGGATGAGCTCGGTCCGTTGTTCGAGGACGAGCAGTTCGCCCGGGCGTTTCCGCGCAGGGGTGGGCCGGCGTGGTCGCCGGGGCAGCTGGCGATGGTCAGCGTGCTGCAGTTCGCAGAGGGGCTGACGGACCGGCAGGCCGCGGACGCGGTGCGCGGGCGGATCGACGTCAAGTACGCGCTGGGGCTGGAGCTGGATGACCCCGGGTTCGACTTCTCGGTGCTCAGCGAGTTCCGGGACCGGCTGATCGCGCACGGCCTGGAGAAGCTGGTCCTTAACCGGGTGCTGGAACGGGTCGATGAGTTAGGTCTGCTGCGGGCGGGAGGCCGCCAACGCACCGACTCCACGCATGTGCTGGCCCAGGTGCGGACGCTGAACCGGATGGAGTTCGTGGGCGAGACCCTGCGCGCCGCCTTGGAGACGCTGGCCGTCGCAGCGCCTGCCTGGCTGCGACAGACCGTCGCGCCGGAGTGGTTCGAACGCTACGGCAAGCGCATCGACTCCTTCCGCTTCCCCAAGGGAGCCGACGCCCGCCAGCGGTGGGCGCTGACCGTGGGAGAGGACGGATTTACGCTGCTTCAGGCCCTCTACGCGCCTGACACACCAGCCTGGCTGCGGCACGTCGAGGCGGTGCAGGTCCTGCGGACCGCGTGGGTGCAGCAGTATCACCGCGACGAGAAGGGGGTGCGCTGGCGGGAGGGCAAGGACCTCCCGCCGGGCAGGCTGAGGCTGTCCAGCCCCTACGACATCGACACCCGCTACAGCGTCAAGCGCGGCGCGGGCTGGGACGGCTACAAGGTTCACTTCACCGAGACGTGCGAGCCGGACGCCCCGCATCTGATCACGAACGTGGTCACCACCGACGCCACCGTTCCCGACGTGGAGATCACGGCGCCCGTCCACGACGCGCTGGCCGCACGCCGCCTGCTGCCCGCTGTCCATCTGGTCGACTCCGGCTATACCTCCGCCGCGCTGCTGGTGGCCGCCGCTGGGCAGAACATCGAGCTGATGGGGCCGGTCCGCGGCGATACCGCGGCCCAGGGCCGGGCCGGGGGCGGCCTGGGGCAGGACGCCTTCACCGTCGACTGGCCGGCCCGCACCGTCACCTGTCCCCGCGGGCAGCGCAGTATCAGCTGGTCCGCTCAGCGCAAGCCCACCGGCACCGAGATCATCCGGGTCCACTTCGCCAAGACCGACTGCGACGCCTGCCCGGTGCGCGCGGCGTGCACCAGTGCCAAGAGCAAGTGGGGCCGCAGCCTGACCTTGCTCACCCAGCCCCAGCAGCAAGCTCTCGACCAACGCCGACGCGAGCAGAAGACCGACGAGTGGCAGGCCGCCTACGGCACCCGCGCCGGAGTCGAGGGCACCATCTCCCAGGCCGTCCGGGTGACACGGACACGCACCACCCCCTACCGCGGGCTGCGCAAGACCCACCTCGGTCACGCCCTGATCGCCGCCGGACTCAACCTCCACCGCCTCGACGCCTGGTGGACCGGCACCCCCATCCGCACCACCCACATCAGTCGATTCGCCCGCCTCGGCCTCGAACTGATCGCCTGA